CGAGTTCGCGATCGAGGGGCACACGGCCAACCTCCTCACCGGGGTGACGCGAAACCCGTGGTCGCCCCGCCACTCCCCCGGCGGCTCGAGCGGCGGGTCCGCCGTCGCGGTCGCCTCGGGGATGGTGCCGGTGGCGACCGCCACCGACGGTGGGGGCTCGATCCGCATCCCGGCGTCGTTCTGCGGGCTCGTCGGCATCAAGCCGACACGGGGCCTGGTCGGCCGCTCGCCGGTCCCCGACTGGATCGACCTGTCCACCGACGGACCGTTCGCGACGACCGTCGCCGATCTGCGGCTGCTCCTCGACGTCGAGGCCGGCGCCGTGCCGGGCGACCCGGAGGCCGCGCCGGGCACGGGGATCCGCGGCGGGACGGTCGCCGCGCCGGTGCCGTCGGTCGTGCACCTCGCGCACCGGACGTCCGACCTCGGTCCCCTCCCGGATGACGTGGCCGCCCACTTCGACCGGGTCGCGCGAGACGTCGTCGGCCTGCTCGCGACGCGCTTCGACGTGATCACCCCGGGGACGCTGTTCCAGGACGGGGACCCCGATCTCGACTGGTTCACCCTCGCCGCCGCGGAGCACGTCTCCTCGCTGGGCCGGGCCTGGGTCGAGGCGGGGCTGGACCGGATGCATCCCAGCTCGCAGGAGTTCCTGGGCTACGGGCTCTCCGTCGGCGTGGATGCCTACCTGGCGGCCCGGCGGCGCCGGTTCGGCTAC
The window above is part of the Actinomycetes bacterium genome. Proteins encoded here:
- a CDS encoding amidase — its product is MLPSGPVGELAGAVTARRVSAVDAVTEALARVARLDGTLNAVVALRADEALAEAEALDRALDAGAPTGRLAGVPVLVKDLEDLRGMPTRKGSLLLADAPPAAADGLVPARLRAEGAIPIGKTALPEFAIEGHTANLLTGVTRNPWSPRHSPGGSSGGSAVAVASGMVPVATATDGGGSIRIPASFCGLVGIKPTRGLVGRSPVPDWIDLSTDGPFATTVADLRLLLDVEAGAVPGDPEAAPGTGIRGGTVAAPVPSVVHLAHRTSDLGPLPDDVAAHFDRVARDVVGLLATRFDVITPGTLFQDGDPDLDWFTLAAAEHVSSLGRAWVEAGLDRMHPSSQEFLGYGLSVGVDAYLAARRRRFGYTAVVDRLLGEDGVLVTPTVAVAHVEADGRLTPEDEVAWLPARAYSTALQNITGHPAVTLPAGLLDGVPFGLQVTGPRYSDAWLLDIAARWEEAFPWPRVAPGYTEFRL